The stretch of DNA TCGATCCCAATGCCCCTATCTGGGTACTGGAAAGCTCTTCCTTTGCGCTTCATCACACCAAGACAGCCTCACCGGACATTTATCTTCTGCTTCCTATCACGCCGGATCATTTAGACTGGCACGAAACACCTGAAGCATACAAGGCAGACAAACTCAGACCTCTGCTCACTATGAAAGAGGGGGAACTGGCACTGGTACCCAAAGGCTTGAACCTTCCAAAGACCCATGCCTATGTCGTTGAGTATGACAGTAATGCATTTCTCGAAACATATTTTGGGCTGGATAGTAGCCAGTTGCGCTTCAAAGGTGCATTTTTGCAGGATGCACTCCTTGCACTTGCCGTGACCAAAGTACTGTTTGATGAAGCAGATTATGACTTGATGAATGCATTTATACTGGATGCCCATAGACAAGAAGAGTTCAAAGACGCAGAAGGAAGACTCTGGGTCAACGACTCCAAAGCAACCAATCTTGATGCTACGATCCAAGCTGTCAAAGGCTATGCCGACAAACACATCCATCTCATCCTGGGCGGAGATGACAAAGGTGTAGATCTGACCCCTCTTTTTGAAGTCATGGAACCGCTTAACCTTACACTATATACTATAGGGGCAAATGCTGACAGGCTTTTAACTCTTGCCAAGAGATACCATGTGAAAGCTATAGAATCACTAACCATAGACAATGCTGTAAATCAGATAGACAATGTGCATACA from Sulfurovum xiamenensis encodes:
- the murD gene encoding UDP-N-acetylmuramoyl-L-alanine--D-glutamate ligase: MMKQTKPTLFGYGLTTKAIAKKLGGGCTFFDDNVTEAYTDEAGNHILPSALFDPEKSLLEVTTPSLKPDHPLIRSAKNLLSEYDYFEKEMPFSIWISGTNGKTTTTQMLTHLLAKRGALSGGNIGTPLAELDPNAPIWVLESSSFALHHTKTASPDIYLLLPITPDHLDWHETPEAYKADKLRPLLTMKEGELALVPKGLNLPKTHAYVVEYDSNAFLETYFGLDSSQLRFKGAFLQDALLALAVTKVLFDEADYDLMNAFILDAHRQEEFKDAEGRLWVNDSKATNLDATIQAVKGYADKHIHLILGGDDKGVDLTPLFEVMEPLNLTLYTIGANADRLLTLAKRYHVKAIESLTIDNAVNQIDNVHTQESVALLSPAAASFDQFKSYKHRGETFMALVKELKK